The following proteins are encoded in a genomic region of Cercospora beticola chromosome 8, complete sequence:
- a CDS encoding uncharacterized protein (CAZy:GH128), which yields MSAIKFFTLALASSTVASFHAGGHGHRHAARQQPPAYAPPAYGTGAGAAHPTGTGSPYPYPIANGTGVWGSTGISKPSAPAGYGSSSAAEPQPNTDYSTLWSTHYKTVTVENQQAPSSAPAPSGNEVSPAGYGSGSGSGGSPSGGAGGEDDEQCKPVTVTHTEKVTMTLTEGQTAPSSTNASPAETSSAAAPPAYSAPSSSSEASPAQSSAPSAPPAYSAPAPSTNEASPAQSSAPSAPVYPVASSSSEASPAQSSAPSAPPAYSAPASSSSEASPATTSAAPALSAYGDVKQVAPKSSAASSASSPSSTGSSGSGSGSGKRGLAYNDASLTKCFEGSREITWAYNWGSSSDGLSSDFMFVPTLWGDGTEFTSKWSKNAQAAIDSGSSHLFSFNEPDHDAQANMACGTAAAAYKQYMNPFKGKAQLCAPSVTNGGGQMGLTWLKDFLSQCTDCQIDCLNIHWYDSASNVEYFKKHIQDAAALAPGKPIYVSEFGATGSDEEISQFLQEVMPWMDSNSDVAGYAYFMTASGQLVTGTEPSTYGKTYMSYTG from the coding sequence ATGTCGGCCATCAAGTTCTTCACCTTGGCTTTGGCCTCGAGCACTGTCGCCTCGTTCCACGCAGGCGGTCACGGCCACCGTCACGCTGCTCGCCAGCAGCCTCCGGCCTATGCTCCTCCTGCTTACGGTACTGGCGCTGGTGCCGCGCACCCAACTGGCACCGGCTCTCCTTACCCTTACCCCATTGCTAACGGCACGGGCGTCTGGGGATCGACCGGCATCTCCAAGCCAAGCGCCCCAGCTGGATATGGCTCCTCTTCTGCGGCCGAACCTCAGCCCAACACCGACTACAGCACGCTCTGGTCGACTCACTACAAGACCGTGACTGTCGAAAACCAGCAAGCTCCATCGAGCgctccagctccatctgGCAATGAGGTCTCTCCAGCTGGCTAcggctctggctctggctccgGTGGTTCTCCATCTGGCGGTGCTGGcggagaggacgacgagcagTGCAAGCCTGTGACAGTCACCCACACCGAAAAGGTCACCATGACCTTGACCGAGGGCCAGACCGCCCCGTCGAGCACCAATGCCTCTCCTGCCGAGACCAGCTCGGCTGCTGCACCACCGGCTTATTCTGCTCCATCATCTAGCTCTGAGGCTTCGCCGGCCCAGTCGAGCGCTCCATCTGCTCCTCCGGCCTACTCGGCCCCAGCACCCTCTACCAACGAAGCATCGCCAGCGCAGTCGAGtgcgccatctgctccagTCTATCCTGTCGCCTCCTCGTCCAGCGAGGCCTCGCCAGCGCAGTCGAGTGCTCCATCTGCTCCTCCAGCTTACTCTGCCCCAGCATCGTCTTCCAGCGAGGCATCGCCAGCGACCACATCAGCGGCTCCTGCGCTCTCTGCTTACGGTGATGTTAAGCAGGTTGCCCCAAAGTCCAGCGCCGCTTCGTCCGCATCTTCACCATCAAGCACCGGCAGCTCTGGCTCCGGCTCCGGCTCCGGCAAGCGTGGTCTTGCTTACAACGATGCCAGCCTCACCAAGTGCTTTGAGGGCTCCCGCGAGATTACTTGGGCATACAACTGGGGCTCTTCTTCGGACGGCTTGAGCAGCGACTTCATGTTCGTTCCAACTCTCTGGGGCGATGGAACTGAGTTCACCAGCAAGTGGAGCAAGAATGCCCAGGCTGCCATCGACTCTGGCTCGTCCCACCTTTTCTCCTTCAACGAGCCTGATCACGACGCACAAGCCAACATGGCCTGCggcaccgctgctgctgcttacAAGCAGTACATGAACCCATTCAAGGGCAAGGCTCAGCTCTGCGCTCCATCTGTCACCAACGGTGGTGGTCAAATGGGTCTCACCTGGCTCAAGGACTTCTTGTCTCAATGCACCGACTGCCAGATCGACTGCCTCAACATTCACTGGTATGACAGCGCTTCCAACGTCGAGTACTTCAAGAAGCACATTCAAGATGCTGCCGCTCTTGCTCCTGGCAAGCCAATCTATGTTTCCGAATTTGGTGCTACTGGCTCCGATGAGGAGATCAGCCAGTTCCTTCAGGAGGTCATGCCATGGATGGACAGCAACAGCGATGTCGCTGGCTATGCTTACTTCATGACAGCTTCAGGTCAGCTCGTCACTGGAACTGAGCCTTCCACATACGGCAAGACTTACATGAGCTACACTGGTTAA
- a CDS encoding uncharacterized protein (BUSCO:EOG09261FH7) — protein sequence MRLDELPATLLVLLSAPIAHAFYLPGITPTNYKHGDQVPLTVNHLSPSQSQRDNSVKSAFSYDYYHPNFHFCQPKDGPQHISESLGSILFGDRILTSPFKLRMEVEETCQAVCDEVEFDHQDAKFVNRRIQQDYIVNWLIDGLPAAQAYRDPNTDSEFYQPGFVLGDVVEGKPQLNNHYDIYIDYHAVRKNEYRVVGILVEPSSRKGSRRIGKGEDMKADCDPSKGAVVLSDKEGAKTKVTWTYSVHWRASTTSFATRWDKYLHVFDPKIHWFSLINSAVIVFFLTGMVSTILARTLKKDIQRYNRLDQINLDDLNDNGVDDGDMHDDSGWKLVHGDVFRPPKHALALSVLVGNGAQLFMMAGFTIVFAVVGFLSPSNRGSLATMMILLYTIFGCVGGYAGARVYKSFGGDKWKQLFVLIPSAVPIVVFGIFFLLNLFVWARQSSGAVPFTTMLVIVGIWFVISVPLSVVGSWFGFRQPMADAPVRTNQIPRQIPPSKGYMRLVPSMFLVGVLPFGAIFVELYFIMNSLWSNRVYYMFGFLFLSFGLLIVTSSAVTILMIYFLLCAENYHWQWRAFASSGASAGYVFAYSLLYWARMLSFSSFTGSLLYLGYSFVLSFLWFLLSGSIGFFACWVFVHRIYASLKID from the exons ATGCGGCTCGATGAGCTGCCAGCGACGCTGCTGGTCCTGCTGTCAGCACCCATAGCTCACGCCTTCTATTTACCAG GCATAACACCGACCAACTACAAACATGGCGACCAAGTCCCACTCACCGTAAACCACCTCTCGCCCTCCCAATCGCAACGCGACAACTCCGTCAAATCGGCCTTCTCCTACGACTACTACCACCCCAACTTCCACTTCTGCCAGCCAAAAGATGGACCACAACATATCTCCGAATCGCTGGGAAGCATCCTCTTTGGCGACAGGATCCTCACTTCGCCTTTCAAACTGCGCATGGAAGTAGAAGAGACGTGTCAAGCCGTCTGCGACGAAGTCGAATTCGACCACCAAGATGCCAAATTCGTGAATCGCAGAATTCAGCAAGATTATATCGTGAACTGGCTGATCGACGGCTTACCGGCTGCGCAAGCATACCGAGATCCCAATACGGATTCGGAATTCTATCAGCCGGGTTTTGTGCTGGGAGATGTGGTAGAAGGGAAACCGCAGTTGAATAATCATTATGATATCTATATCGATTATCATGCTGTAAGAAAGAACGAATACAGAGTTGTGGGGATTCTAGTTGAACCTTCTTCGCGGAAGGGATCGAGGAGGATTGGCAAGGGAGAGGATATGAAAGCAGATTGCGATCCGAGTAAAGGAGCGGTTGTGCTTTCGGATAAGGAAGgcgcgaagacgaaggtTACCTGGACGTACAGCGTGCATTGGAGGGCTTCGACGACTTCGTTTGCGACGCGATGGGACAAGTATTTGCATGTTTTTGATCCGAAGATCCATTGGTTTTCGTTGATCAATAGTGCGGTTATTGTCTTCTTTTTGACTGGCATGGTCAGCACTATTCTCGCCAGGACGTTGAAGAAGGATATTCAGCGGTACAACAGACTGGATCAGATCAATCTGGACGATCTGAACGATAATGGTGTGGATGATGGGGATATGCACGACGATAGTGGCTGGAAATTGGTCCATGGAGATGTGTTTCGCCCGCCGAAGCACGCGCTTGCGTTGTCTGTTCTGGTTGGAAATGGAGCGCAGCTGTTCATGATGGCTGGCTTTACGATCGTGTTCGCGGTCGTTGGATTCCTCTCGCCGAGCAACCGCGGTAGTCTTGCGACCATGATGATCCTGCTCTACACAATCTTTGGCTGCGTGGGAGGCTATGCTGGCGCAAGAGTCTACAAGTCCTTTGGCGGCGACAAGTGGAAGCAGCTGTTCGTGCTCATACCTTCGGCTGTTCCGATCGTGGTGttcggcatcttcttcctgctcAACCTCTTCGTCTGGGCAAGGCAATCCTCTGGAGCGGTGCCATTCACAACCATGCTCGTTATTGTCGGCATCTGGTTTGTGATCTCTGTCCCACTGTCGGTAGTGGGCTCGTGGTTCGGATTCCGTCAACCTATGGCCGACGCACCTGTCCGCACGAACCAGATCCCGCGACAAATCCCACCCAGCAAAGGATACATGAGACTGGTGCCGAGCATGTTCCTGGTCGGAGTACTTCCTTTCggcgccatcttcgtcgaaTTGTACTTCATCATGAACTCGCTCTGGAGCAATCGGGTCTACTACATGTTCGGATTCCTTTTCCTGAGCTTCGGATTACTGATTGTGACATCTTCCGCTGTCACAATCCTCATGATATATTTCTTGCTCTGTGCGGAAAACTATCACTGGCAATGGAGGGCTTTTGCTAGCAGTGGAGCTAGCGCGGGATACGTCTTTGCGTACAGCTTGCTGTATTGGGCGAGAATGTTGAGCTTCAGCAGTTTTACGGGGAGTCTGCTGTATCTGGGCTACTCGTTTGTGCTGAGCTTTCTGTGGTTTTTGCTGAGTG GCTCCATCGGCTTCTTTGCATGCTGGGTGTTTGTGCATCGCATCTACGCGTCACTCAAGATCGATTAA